Proteins encoded together in one Chitinophaga lutea window:
- a CDS encoding response regulator has translation MNNTILLIEDKTSLSDTLKTLLELHEYNVLLAENGEDGVRQARQSLPQLVISDIYMPVMNGYELLDIFRKDQLLRNIPVLMLTAKTGIDEVNRAMKNGAAGYVTKPFLFRNLHATIRKILL, from the coding sequence ATGAATAACACCATACTCCTGATCGAAGATAAGACCAGTTTGTCGGACACTTTGAAAACACTGCTGGAGCTGCACGAATACAATGTGCTGCTGGCCGAGAACGGGGAAGACGGTGTGCGCCAGGCACGCCAGAGCCTTCCGCAGCTGGTGATCAGCGACATTTACATGCCGGTGATGAACGGCTACGAACTGCTGGATATTTTCCGGAAAGACCAGCTGTTGCGCAACATCCCGGTGCTCATGCTCACCGCGAAAACGGGCATCGACGAAGTGAACAGGGCCATGAAGAACGGCGCGGCAGGGTACGTGACCAAACCTTTTCTGTTCAGGAACCTGCACGCCACCATCCGCAAAATATTACTCTGA